The Rhododendron vialii isolate Sample 1 chromosome 8a, ASM3025357v1 genome has a window encoding:
- the LOC131335963 gene encoding proteinaceous RNase P 1, chloroplastic/mitochondrial-like — translation MLLRAGCVSFFAKTPILFVHSTTRFRPSLFHHCYHLLNPINARTSCFNKRFSMNKPTHLLITATAALIREPFSSKSSKKARYDSPEGKLRGKLDTCSKNGDLAEALRLYDVARANGIPLSQHHYNVLLYLCSSYNGNDNVSEKLDKDLVKLGLERGFEIFKQMGIHKVAPNEATFTSLARLALAKEDPEMAFDLVKKMKGCGMMPKLRSYEPALFGFCSKGMGDKAYEVDAHMRECGVLAEESELLALLKVSVEAKRDDRVYELMHRLRAAVRQVAEETARVVEDWFTSERAVKVGGVSWDVKKVRDGVVKGGGGWHGQGWLGSGNWRVTRTHMDEKGVCQSCGEKLVCIDIDPKEAENFATSLTSLACQREVKGDFLRFQEWLQQHGPFDAVVDGANVGLVNQHDFNFFQLISIVRQLQRMSPSKRLPLVVLHKSRVTGGPAQYDKNKKLLESWNKSGALYATPRGSNDDWYWLFAAVSCNCLLVTNDEMRDHLFQLLVTNFFPRWKEKHQVRLATSNGRPELRMPPPYSIVIQESEQGSWHVPIVIGDDLETPRQWICATRARDASSRCL, via the coding sequence ATGCTGTTGCGCGCTGGCTGTGTATCCTTCTTCGCCAAAACCCCAATCCTCTTCGTACACTCCACTACCCGCTTCCGCCCTTCACTTTTCCACCACTGTTACCACCTCCTGAACCCCATAAATGCTAGAACTAGCTGTTTCAACAAACGTTTCTCTATGAACAAACCGACCCACCTGTTAATCACCGCCACCGCTGCCCTTATTCGCGAGCCTTTTTCGAGCAAGTCGTCAAAGAAAGCCCGCTATGATTCCCCCGAGGGCAAACTTAGAGGGAAGTTGGACACCTGCTCGAAGAACGGGGACCTTGCCGAAGCCCTCCGGCTATATGATGTCGCTCGGGCCAATGGTATTCCTCTGTCCCAACACCATTACAATGTATTGCTATATTTATGCTCTTCTTATAATGGAAATGACAACGTGAGTGAGAAATTGGATAAGGATTTGGTGAAGTTGGGTTTAGAGAGGGGTTTTGAGATATTTAAGCAAATGGGTATTCACAAGGTTGCTCCGAACGAGGCTACGTTCACGAGTTTGGCGAGGCTGGCATTGGCCAAGGAGGACCCAGAAATGGCTTTTGATTTGGTGAAGAAGATGAAGGGTTGTGGTATGATGCCGAAATTGAGGTCGTATGAGCCCGCGTTGTTTGGTTTTTGTAGCAAGGGTATGGGTGATAAGGCTTATGAGGTTGATGCCCATATGAGGGAATGCGGGGTTTTGGCCGAAGAGTCTGAGCTTCTGGCTCTTTTGAAGGTCAGTGTTGAAGCTAAGAGGGATGATAGGGTTTATGAATTGATGCATCGTTTGCGAGCAGCAGTGAGGCAGGTTGCGGAAGAGACTGCTAGGGTAGTGGAGGATTGGTTCACGTCAGAGAGGGCTGTCAAGGTTGGGGGGGTGAGTTGGGATGTGAAAAAGGTGAGAGATGGGGTTGtaaaggggggaggggggtggCATGGGCAAGGGTGGTTGGGGAGTGGGAATTGGAGAGTTACAAGGACACACATGGATGAAAAGGGGGTTTGCCAATCTTGTGGGGAGAAGCTTGTTTGCATTGATATTGATCCTAAAGAGGCTGAAAACTTTGCTACTTCATTGACCAGTCTGGCTTGCCAAAGAGAGGTCAAAGGTGATTTTTTGCGGTTTCAGGAGTGGCTTCAGCAGCATGGTCCATTTGATGCAGTTGTAGATGGTGCAAATGTGGGGCTTGTCAATCAACACGATTTCAACTTTTTCCAGCTTATTTCTATTGTACGACAGTTGCAGCGAATGAGCCCGTCAAAGAGACTACCACTCGTAGTGCTGCATAAAAGCCGTGTTACTGGTGGTCCAGCCCAGTATGATAAGAATAAGAAGCTGCTAGAGAGCTGGAATAAGTCTGGCGCGCTCTATGCTACTCCTCGAGGTTCAAATGATGATTGGTACTGGTTATTTGCGGCTGTTAGTTGTAACTGTTTGCTGGTGACAAATGATGAGATGAGGGATCACTTGTTTCAACTCTTGGTGACTAATTTCTTCCCGAGATGGAAAGAGAAACATCAGGTTCGATTGGCAACTTCAAACGGCAGGCCTGAACTCCGCATGCCTCCACCTTATTCAATTGTCATTCAGGAATCGGAGCAAGGCAGTTGGCATGTACCGATTGTTATAGGCGATGATCTTGAGACCCCGAGGCAGTGGATCTGTGCCACAAGGGCAAGGGACGCATCATCACGGTGTCTTTAA
- the LOC131298520 gene encoding uncharacterized protein LOC131298520 produces the protein MDRVKTIRGSGYHRMGYSPFLNRTRRRERENNEEEEEEDGRDDGRYLSLATKKKKKDATTEALSLSHLEFLSSLSPRNPNPRFLYFQQKHERPLEIDEKEDRSDDRNLMDVISSIGLTTKKHGDERNYKTKSSLDQGGGRNYKR, from the exons ATGGATCGGGTTAAAACCATTCGCGGGTCAGGTTATCACAGAATGGGTTACTCCCCCTTTCTTAATCGTAccagacggagagagagagagaacaacgaagaagaagaagaagaagatggacgCGACGATggaaggtatctctctctcgcgacgaagaagaagaagaaggacgCGACGAcggaagctctctctctctctcatctcgaATTTCTCTCATCTCTGTCGCCCAGAAACCCTAACCCGCGATTTCTGTATTTTCAACAGAAACACGAACGACCACTAGAGATCGACGAAAAAGAAGATCGAAGCGAcgacag GAACCTAATGGATGTGATTTCTTCTATTGGATTGACAACAAAGAAACATGGTGATGAAAGAAATTACAAGACAAAATCAAGTCTTGACCAAGGAGGTGGAAGAAATTACAAGAGATAA